In Antechinus flavipes isolate AdamAnt ecotype Samford, QLD, Australia chromosome 3, AdamAnt_v2, whole genome shotgun sequence, a genomic segment contains:
- the HYLS1 gene encoding centriolar and ciliogenesis-associated protein HYLS1, whose amino-acid sequence MAEKRNAYNIEAAMEKLMGPNKQKWATMDPEERMAAAAIAFTQICAGQGEGDNIREARSNQYDPYTKASVTLGKARALPVYLRCAQEDVTVSDIGSDTSQTVRKPVMKRKVLRRKPDGEVLVTDESVISDSGSSIENDMELWDLRQRLMNLQPCQEENETEAEGMDSSEKLYPQHSYHDISREEEEIICFLQREAMESPVYEQDLIVSNRPKSFILPKLDQLGRNRGKIDRVARYFEYKRDWDSMRLPGEDQRKDLRWGVREQMIYRSEPQSKPQHIYVPNNYLVPTMKKRSALRWGVRCDLANGIMPRKLPSPVSPS is encoded by the exons ATGGCAgaaaaaag AAATGCCTACAACATAGAAGCAGCGATGGAGAAACTCATGGGACCTAATAAGCAAAAATGGGCCACTATGGATCCAGAAGAACGTATGGCAGCCGCTGCTATAGCCTTTACCCAGATCTGTGCAGGGCAGGGTGAGGGAGATAACATAAGAGAAGCCAGGTCAAACCAGTATGATCCCTATACTAAAGCTtcagtgaccctgggcaaggcacgtGCTCTACCTGTGTATCTGCGCTGTGCACAAGAAGATGTTACAGTTTCCGACATTGGTTCAGACACCTCCCAAACAGTCAGGAAGCcagtaatgaagaggaaagtGCTTCGTAGGAAGCCAGATGGTGAAGTACTAGTTACAGATGAGTCTGTTATAAGTGATTCAGGGTCTAGTATAGAAAATGACATGGAGCTCTGGGACTTGAGGCAAAGACTAATGAACTTGCAGCCCTGccaggaagaaaatgaaactgaggctgaaggtATGGATAGTTCAGAAAAGTTGTACCCACAACATTCCTACCATGACATTTCtcgggaagaagaagaaatcatttgCTTCCTACAAAGAGAAGCAATGGAATCTCCAGTTTATGAGCAAGATCTGATTGTTTCAAACCGACCTAAGTCATTCATCCTCCCAAAACTGGATCAGTTAGGCCGAAACAGGGGAAAGATAGACAGAGTAGCCCGGTACTTTGAGTACAAAAGAGATTGGGATTCAATGAGGTTGCCTGGGGAGGATCAAAGGAAAGACCTTCGTTGGGGTGTTCGAGAGCAAATGATCTATCGGTCAGAGCCCCAATCCAAGCCTCAACACATATATGTCCCCAACAACTACTTAGTACCAACCATGAAGAAAAGATCTGCCTTACGTTGGGGTGTGCGCTGTGACCTAGCAAATGGTATCATGCCCCGGAAGCTCCCTTCTCCTGTTTCTCCTTCTTAG
- the PUS3 gene encoding tRNA pseudouridine(38/39) synthase isoform X1, whose translation MWIKALRNLHLKYWQRQTIYFFTFRSHTMEGNIDTNQTETLLKRIQELEREVQRLQQEQADKKKSPNIRGQSSTEIGKPKKRHERAFNFSAYGQRHVALRIAYLGWGYQGFASQENTSNTIEEKLFEALIKTRLVESRQTSNYHRCGRTDKGVSAFGQVISLNLRSQLLGSKKPEDQSLKDSTNDTIEEIRYTHILNRVLPPDIRVLAWAPVESNFSARFSCLERTYRYFFPCADLDIEAMNDAAQKYVGTHDFRNLCKMDVANGVINFQRTILSANVQLVALQDSGEKLQQEPFQLCQFEVIGQAFLYHQVRCMMAILFLIGQRMEKPEIIDELLNIEKNPQKPQYSMAVEFPLVLHDCKFENIKWIYDQEVQEFNVTHLQQLWANYAVKTHMLYSMLQGLDTAAISSGSGSKRNEVVQWKDVKPSVQKQISAFVEGVKTRTYKPLLDRPRCEGLESRIRHFVRKGRIKQPQECQEEERKIKRDHSDTAEENTSEKLTKKICVTRN comes from the exons ATGTGGATCAAGGCACTCAGAAATCTTCATCTGAAATATTG GCAGAgacaaactatatatttttttacatttcgGAGTCATACAATGGAAGGAAACATAGACACAAATCAGACTGAGACACTCCTGAAGAGAATACAAGAACTGGAGAGAGAGGTACAGAGGCTACAACAGGAACAGGCTGACAAGAAGAAAAGCCCAAACATCAGAGGACAAAGTTCCACTGAAATTGGGAAACCAAAGAAACGGCACGAGCGTGCTTTTAACTTCAGTGCATATGGCCAAAGACATGTAGCTCTAAGGATAGCTTATTTGGGCTGGGGATATCAGGGTTTTGCCAGTCAAGAAAACACAAGCAATACCATTGAAGAGAAACTGTTTGAGGCACTAATCAAGACTCGGCTAGTAGAAAGCAGACAGACATCCAACTACCACCGATGTGGGCGAACAGACAAAGGAGTTAGTGCCTTTGGACAG GTGATTTCTCTTAATCTTCGCTCCCAACTTCTAGGGAGCAAGAAGCCAGAAGATCAGAGTTTGAAAGACAGTACCAATGACACTATTGAAGAGATTCGCTATACCCATATTCTCAATCGGGTCCTTCCTCCAGACATCCGGGTACTGGCTTGGGCCCCTGTAGAATCCAATTTTAGTGCCCGGTTCAGCTGCCTTGAACGGACTTATCGCTATTTTTTCCCTTGTGCTGATCTAGATATTGAAGCCATGAATGATGCTGCTCAAAAATATGTTGGTACTCATGATTTCCGGAACTTATGTAAAATGGATGTGGCCAATGGTGTGATAAATTTCCAAAGGACTATCCTGTCTGCTAATGTACAACTAGTGGCCTTGCAGGATTCAGGGGAGAAACTTCAACAGGAACCATTCCAGTTGTGTCAATTTGAAGTGATTGGGCAGGCTTTTCTTTACCATCAGGTACGCTGTATGATGGCCATTCTTTTTCTGATTGGCCAGAGAATGGAGAAACCAGAGATCATTGATGAACTTCTGAACATAGAGAAAAATCCCCAAAAACCACAGTACAG CATGGCAGTGGAATTTCCTTTAGTTCTACATGATTGTAAATTTGAGAACATCAAATGGATCTATGACCAGGAAGTTCAGGAGTTTAATGTCACACATCTGCAGCAACTGTGGGCTAATTATGCAGTTAAAACTCACATGTTATACAGCATGCTTCAGGGACTTGACACTGCTGCCATATCCTCTGGATCAG gatcaaaaagaaatgaagtggTCCAGTGGAAAGATGTCAAACCTTCTGTCCAGAAGCAGATCAGTGCCTTTGTAGAGGGAGTGAAAACACGAACCTATAAGCCATTATTGGATCGTCCTAGATGTGAAGGCTTAGAGTCCCGGATCCGGCACTTTGTTAGAAAGGGACGAATTAAGCAACCACAAGAATGccaagaggaggaaagaaaaatcaaaagggaccACAGTGATACTGCAGAAGAAAACACCTCAGAAAAACTAACCAAGAAGATCTGTGTTACTAGGAATTAA
- the PUS3 gene encoding tRNA pseudouridine(38/39) synthase isoform X2, with product MWIKALRNLHLKYCHTMEGNIDTNQTETLLKRIQELEREVQRLQQEQADKKKSPNIRGQSSTEIGKPKKRHERAFNFSAYGQRHVALRIAYLGWGYQGFASQENTSNTIEEKLFEALIKTRLVESRQTSNYHRCGRTDKGVSAFGQVISLNLRSQLLGSKKPEDQSLKDSTNDTIEEIRYTHILNRVLPPDIRVLAWAPVESNFSARFSCLERTYRYFFPCADLDIEAMNDAAQKYVGTHDFRNLCKMDVANGVINFQRTILSANVQLVALQDSGEKLQQEPFQLCQFEVIGQAFLYHQVRCMMAILFLIGQRMEKPEIIDELLNIEKNPQKPQYSMAVEFPLVLHDCKFENIKWIYDQEVQEFNVTHLQQLWANYAVKTHMLYSMLQGLDTAAISSGSGSKRNEVVQWKDVKPSVQKQISAFVEGVKTRTYKPLLDRPRCEGLESRIRHFVRKGRIKQPQECQEEERKIKRDHSDTAEENTSEKLTKKICVTRN from the exons ATGTGGATCAAGGCACTCAGAAATCTTCATCTGAAATATTG TCATACAATGGAAGGAAACATAGACACAAATCAGACTGAGACACTCCTGAAGAGAATACAAGAACTGGAGAGAGAGGTACAGAGGCTACAACAGGAACAGGCTGACAAGAAGAAAAGCCCAAACATCAGAGGACAAAGTTCCACTGAAATTGGGAAACCAAAGAAACGGCACGAGCGTGCTTTTAACTTCAGTGCATATGGCCAAAGACATGTAGCTCTAAGGATAGCTTATTTGGGCTGGGGATATCAGGGTTTTGCCAGTCAAGAAAACACAAGCAATACCATTGAAGAGAAACTGTTTGAGGCACTAATCAAGACTCGGCTAGTAGAAAGCAGACAGACATCCAACTACCACCGATGTGGGCGAACAGACAAAGGAGTTAGTGCCTTTGGACAG GTGATTTCTCTTAATCTTCGCTCCCAACTTCTAGGGAGCAAGAAGCCAGAAGATCAGAGTTTGAAAGACAGTACCAATGACACTATTGAAGAGATTCGCTATACCCATATTCTCAATCGGGTCCTTCCTCCAGACATCCGGGTACTGGCTTGGGCCCCTGTAGAATCCAATTTTAGTGCCCGGTTCAGCTGCCTTGAACGGACTTATCGCTATTTTTTCCCTTGTGCTGATCTAGATATTGAAGCCATGAATGATGCTGCTCAAAAATATGTTGGTACTCATGATTTCCGGAACTTATGTAAAATGGATGTGGCCAATGGTGTGATAAATTTCCAAAGGACTATCCTGTCTGCTAATGTACAACTAGTGGCCTTGCAGGATTCAGGGGAGAAACTTCAACAGGAACCATTCCAGTTGTGTCAATTTGAAGTGATTGGGCAGGCTTTTCTTTACCATCAGGTACGCTGTATGATGGCCATTCTTTTTCTGATTGGCCAGAGAATGGAGAAACCAGAGATCATTGATGAACTTCTGAACATAGAGAAAAATCCCCAAAAACCACAGTACAG CATGGCAGTGGAATTTCCTTTAGTTCTACATGATTGTAAATTTGAGAACATCAAATGGATCTATGACCAGGAAGTTCAGGAGTTTAATGTCACACATCTGCAGCAACTGTGGGCTAATTATGCAGTTAAAACTCACATGTTATACAGCATGCTTCAGGGACTTGACACTGCTGCCATATCCTCTGGATCAG gatcaaaaagaaatgaagtggTCCAGTGGAAAGATGTCAAACCTTCTGTCCAGAAGCAGATCAGTGCCTTTGTAGAGGGAGTGAAAACACGAACCTATAAGCCATTATTGGATCGTCCTAGATGTGAAGGCTTAGAGTCCCGGATCCGGCACTTTGTTAGAAAGGGACGAATTAAGCAACCACAAGAATGccaagaggaggaaagaaaaatcaaaagggaccACAGTGATACTGCAGAAGAAAACACCTCAGAAAAACTAACCAAGAAGATCTGTGTTACTAGGAATTAA
- the PUS3 gene encoding tRNA pseudouridine(38/39) synthase isoform X3, translating into MEGNIDTNQTETLLKRIQELEREVQRLQQEQADKKKSPNIRGQSSTEIGKPKKRHERAFNFSAYGQRHVALRIAYLGWGYQGFASQENTSNTIEEKLFEALIKTRLVESRQTSNYHRCGRTDKGVSAFGQVISLNLRSQLLGSKKPEDQSLKDSTNDTIEEIRYTHILNRVLPPDIRVLAWAPVESNFSARFSCLERTYRYFFPCADLDIEAMNDAAQKYVGTHDFRNLCKMDVANGVINFQRTILSANVQLVALQDSGEKLQQEPFQLCQFEVIGQAFLYHQVRCMMAILFLIGQRMEKPEIIDELLNIEKNPQKPQYSMAVEFPLVLHDCKFENIKWIYDQEVQEFNVTHLQQLWANYAVKTHMLYSMLQGLDTAAISSGSGSKRNEVVQWKDVKPSVQKQISAFVEGVKTRTYKPLLDRPRCEGLESRIRHFVRKGRIKQPQECQEEERKIKRDHSDTAEENTSEKLTKKICVTRN; encoded by the exons ATGGAAGGAAACATAGACACAAATCAGACTGAGACACTCCTGAAGAGAATACAAGAACTGGAGAGAGAGGTACAGAGGCTACAACAGGAACAGGCTGACAAGAAGAAAAGCCCAAACATCAGAGGACAAAGTTCCACTGAAATTGGGAAACCAAAGAAACGGCACGAGCGTGCTTTTAACTTCAGTGCATATGGCCAAAGACATGTAGCTCTAAGGATAGCTTATTTGGGCTGGGGATATCAGGGTTTTGCCAGTCAAGAAAACACAAGCAATACCATTGAAGAGAAACTGTTTGAGGCACTAATCAAGACTCGGCTAGTAGAAAGCAGACAGACATCCAACTACCACCGATGTGGGCGAACAGACAAAGGAGTTAGTGCCTTTGGACAG GTGATTTCTCTTAATCTTCGCTCCCAACTTCTAGGGAGCAAGAAGCCAGAAGATCAGAGTTTGAAAGACAGTACCAATGACACTATTGAAGAGATTCGCTATACCCATATTCTCAATCGGGTCCTTCCTCCAGACATCCGGGTACTGGCTTGGGCCCCTGTAGAATCCAATTTTAGTGCCCGGTTCAGCTGCCTTGAACGGACTTATCGCTATTTTTTCCCTTGTGCTGATCTAGATATTGAAGCCATGAATGATGCTGCTCAAAAATATGTTGGTACTCATGATTTCCGGAACTTATGTAAAATGGATGTGGCCAATGGTGTGATAAATTTCCAAAGGACTATCCTGTCTGCTAATGTACAACTAGTGGCCTTGCAGGATTCAGGGGAGAAACTTCAACAGGAACCATTCCAGTTGTGTCAATTTGAAGTGATTGGGCAGGCTTTTCTTTACCATCAGGTACGCTGTATGATGGCCATTCTTTTTCTGATTGGCCAGAGAATGGAGAAACCAGAGATCATTGATGAACTTCTGAACATAGAGAAAAATCCCCAAAAACCACAGTACAG CATGGCAGTGGAATTTCCTTTAGTTCTACATGATTGTAAATTTGAGAACATCAAATGGATCTATGACCAGGAAGTTCAGGAGTTTAATGTCACACATCTGCAGCAACTGTGGGCTAATTATGCAGTTAAAACTCACATGTTATACAGCATGCTTCAGGGACTTGACACTGCTGCCATATCCTCTGGATCAG gatcaaaaagaaatgaagtggTCCAGTGGAAAGATGTCAAACCTTCTGTCCAGAAGCAGATCAGTGCCTTTGTAGAGGGAGTGAAAACACGAACCTATAAGCCATTATTGGATCGTCCTAGATGTGAAGGCTTAGAGTCCCGGATCCGGCACTTTGTTAGAAAGGGACGAATTAAGCAACCACAAGAATGccaagaggaggaaagaaaaatcaaaagggaccACAGTGATACTGCAGAAGAAAACACCTCAGAAAAACTAACCAAGAAGATCTGTGTTACTAGGAATTAA